A genomic segment from Actinoplanes sichuanensis encodes:
- a CDS encoding aminotransferase-like domain-containing protein → MSGLSEIARGLSAPQGFVVASQAVATPDAIRLVGGVPAAEALPVREFARASAELWQDPAAAIASLQYSAPHGFPGLRAWIANREGVDPDRIVITNGGMHGLTLAVLTLVERDATVAVDDPVFPGFLWALEVATKRVLPVPLDADGLDVEHLARRLAAGERIAAVYTVPDFHNPAQVCLSADRRRALVELADRYGFHVIVDDPYRELRFAGRDQGVRAFHDSDRAVHINTFTKTLGPGWRVGWMVLPGHLVDPVIRLRNRLDVHTGSVTQALVERVVTSDDTWFDGLVRDAAAIYRERAGVLVDALHEHLPGAFEIRAPEGGLFLWARLTDDRLDPADLFRRAAARGVLYQPGQFFAADPDNSSSDRFLRFAYSDRSPDELREAVRRLASAFRSG, encoded by the coding sequence ATGAGCGGGCTGTCCGAAATCGCCCGCGGCCTGTCGGCGCCGCAGGGGTTCGTCGTCGCCAGTCAGGCCGTCGCCACGCCCGACGCGATCCGGCTGGTCGGTGGTGTCCCGGCGGCCGAGGCGCTGCCGGTGCGGGAGTTCGCCCGGGCGTCGGCCGAGCTGTGGCAGGACCCGGCGGCCGCTATCGCGAGCCTGCAGTATTCGGCGCCGCACGGATTCCCCGGCCTGCGGGCGTGGATCGCGAACCGGGAGGGTGTCGACCCGGACCGGATCGTGATCACCAACGGTGGCATGCACGGCCTCACCCTCGCGGTGCTGACGCTCGTGGAACGGGACGCGACGGTCGCGGTCGACGACCCGGTGTTCCCGGGCTTTCTGTGGGCACTGGAGGTCGCCACCAAACGGGTCCTGCCGGTGCCGCTGGACGCCGACGGGCTCGACGTCGAGCACCTGGCCCGGCGCCTGGCCGCCGGGGAACGGATCGCCGCCGTGTACACGGTGCCCGACTTCCACAATCCGGCCCAGGTCTGCCTGTCCGCCGACCGGCGACGAGCCCTGGTCGAGTTGGCCGACCGGTACGGCTTCCACGTGATCGTCGACGACCCGTACCGGGAGCTGCGGTTCGCCGGCCGCGACCAGGGCGTGCGCGCGTTCCACGATTCGGACCGGGCGGTCCACATCAACACGTTCACCAAGACCCTGGGCCCGGGCTGGCGGGTCGGCTGGATGGTGCTGCCCGGACACCTCGTCGACCCGGTCATCCGCCTGCGCAACCGGCTCGACGTGCACACCGGCTCGGTCACCCAGGCCCTCGTCGAACGGGTCGTCACCAGCGACGACACGTGGTTCGACGGGCTGGTGCGCGATGCCGCCGCGATCTACCGGGAGCGCGCCGGGGTGCTGGTCGACGCGCTCCACGAGCATCTTCCCGGCGCCTTCGAGATCAGGGCGCCGGAGGGTGGACTGTTCCTGTGGGCGCGGCTCACCGACGACCGCCTCGACCCGGCGGACCTGTTCCGGCGGGCGGCCGCCCGCGGTGTGCTCTACCAGCCGGGACAGTTCTTCGCCGCGGACCCGGACAACAGCTCGTCGGACCGGTTCCTGCGGTTCGCCTACAGTGACCGGTCGCCGGACGAGTTGCGGGAGGCGGTCCGGCGGCTGGCGTCGGCCTTCAGGTCCGGATGA
- a CDS encoding 2TM domain-containing protein — translation MSKSDEGMRRGVQIHALCYFTANLIQVLVWWLFTPDLHFWPIWSIIGWGAGLIAHVWGVRAAARRVIRT, via the coding sequence ATGTCCAAGAGTGACGAGGGGATGCGGCGGGGCGTACAGATCCATGCCCTGTGCTATTTCACCGCCAACCTGATCCAGGTCCTGGTGTGGTGGCTGTTCACCCCGGATCTGCATTTCTGGCCGATCTGGTCGATCATCGGTTGGGGTGCCGGGCTGATCGCGCACGTCTGGGGCGTCCGGGCCGCGGCCCGCCGGGTCATCCGGACCTGA
- a CDS encoding alpha/beta fold hydrolase produces MTKPTIVLVHGAFADGSGFQPVIEQLVAGGYPVVVAPNPLRGLSSDAAQVRALLASIAGPIVLVGHSYGGAVISAAATDDVQALVYLAAFVPETGESVQQLVERFPGSTVGQSLRPVPLAEGQVDLYIDAGVFHRNFAGDLPAEQAALLALTQRPATGAALGEPASGPQAWHSIPTYNLISGADRIIPPAAQEFMAERSGATATVVDGASHLVFVSHPAAAVALIEKAVAENVQE; encoded by the coding sequence ATGACAAAGCCGACGATCGTGCTGGTGCACGGGGCCTTCGCCGACGGCAGCGGTTTCCAGCCGGTCATCGAACAGCTGGTGGCCGGCGGATATCCGGTGGTGGTGGCACCGAACCCACTGCGCGGGCTGTCGTCCGACGCGGCCCAGGTCCGGGCGCTGTTGGCGTCGATTGCCGGACCGATCGTTCTGGTCGGGCACTCGTACGGCGGTGCGGTGATCTCGGCTGCCGCCACCGACGACGTCCAGGCGCTGGTCTATCTGGCGGCGTTCGTCCCGGAGACCGGGGAGAGCGTGCAGCAGCTGGTCGAGCGGTTTCCGGGCAGCACGGTGGGTCAGTCGCTCAGGCCGGTTCCGCTGGCTGAGGGGCAGGTCGACCTGTACATCGATGCGGGTGTGTTCCACCGGAACTTCGCCGGTGACCTGCCCGCCGAGCAGGCCGCGCTGCTGGCGCTCACCCAGCGACCGGCGACCGGTGCGGCCCTCGGCGAACCGGCCTCCGGGCCGCAGGCGTGGCACTCGATTCCCACCTACAACCTGATCAGCGGGGCTGACCGGATCATTCCGCCGGCCGCGCAGGAGTTCATGGCCGAGCGTTCCGGCGCCACGGCCACGGTCGTCGACGGCGCCTCTCATCTGGTGTTCGTCTCCCACCCGGCCGCCGCGGTGGCCCTCATCGAGAAGGCGGTCGCCGAGAATGTCCAAGAGTGA
- a CDS encoding 2Fe-2S iron-sulfur cluster-binding protein yields the protein MDALEESDVVVIGSGMGGLAAARTIAQFGRRRVLVLEQHYTPGGMTHEFTRDGRYRFGTGLHYMSADAGPFLDFMTDGRVQLNPLPDDYDVLHFPDFDFTVPAGRDRLRDRLTQCFPDSTGEIDRFFTTIRRGMTGLAARNVLAAMPAGIRRLGTPVVERLYPSTYRSLAEQIRLSFRDPELRAVLAARWGLYGIPPRSSAFGYHAAVPLTFFMNGTAHPVGGPGEIGRIILETLQRYGVEVRPRQRVQRVTVDGGRATGVDVVDTASGRRYHVEAGTVVSATGVRNTYALIGRENELAELPPEPSAAMLFLGMKRSPAEFGLHGENHWFMPDLDGGDGTLYVSFPSLNNPAARTHTVEVLELVDPAIVDRWRTMPADQRPDDYRRFKEETTERLLDRLERQWPGFRAAIEFTELATPLTFENYQHSVRGSFYGLAATPQRLRSSRAGCRTPVKNLIVAGQDAWGSGVVGALAGGLMAANAVLSPRQTGRMWRTVQSAIPVRNPQTPWSGYLRVAAIEELTPTVRRIRLAPLDGATMPFTFVAGQYLKIELPVAVEPIERSYSICSGPGQTGFVEIAVKHEPGGLGSGFLHTEPETGQALRVSGPHGDFTWQPGDDTGTLLLIGGGVGMTPLMSVLAAAADAGYDGRIVLLAAHRSETERLFGTELAALQERLPGLRRLTFVSGRNGRISAGTLRPFVTTTTRAHLCGPAPMMQDLIGHLIDLGMPRDRIHTEAFTSGRSRQTRREKAQAIARTAEEAGIAAFRIDVQDSGPGFPCRPGQTVLDAANLADVKLPQSCGEGSCGTCRVLVRAGEHETDSRGMFSTAELAEGWRLACQTLPTGDLTIALDK from the coding sequence ATGGACGCGCTCGAAGAATCCGATGTGGTCGTCATCGGATCAGGAATGGGTGGTCTCGCGGCCGCCCGCACGATCGCACAATTCGGCCGGCGACGCGTTCTCGTCCTGGAGCAGCACTACACGCCGGGCGGGATGACCCACGAGTTCACCCGCGACGGCCGCTACCGGTTCGGCACCGGACTGCACTACATGAGCGCCGACGCCGGCCCGTTCCTCGACTTCATGACCGACGGCCGGGTGCAACTCAACCCACTGCCGGACGACTACGACGTACTGCACTTCCCGGATTTCGACTTCACCGTCCCGGCCGGGCGCGACCGGCTGCGCGACCGTCTGACGCAGTGCTTCCCGGACTCGACGGGCGAGATCGACAGATTCTTCACCACGATCCGGCGGGGCATGACCGGCCTGGCCGCCCGCAACGTCCTCGCCGCCATGCCGGCCGGGATCCGCCGCCTCGGCACGCCCGTCGTCGAACGGCTCTACCCGTCGACGTACCGGTCGCTGGCCGAACAGATACGCCTCAGCTTCCGCGACCCCGAACTGCGGGCCGTCCTCGCCGCCCGCTGGGGCCTCTACGGAATCCCACCGCGATCCAGCGCCTTCGGCTACCACGCCGCGGTCCCGTTGACGTTCTTCATGAACGGCACGGCCCATCCGGTCGGCGGTCCCGGCGAGATCGGCCGGATCATTCTGGAGACCCTGCAGCGGTACGGCGTGGAAGTGCGCCCGAGGCAACGCGTGCAACGGGTCACCGTGGACGGTGGCCGGGCCACCGGCGTGGACGTGGTGGACACCGCGAGCGGGCGCCGCTACCACGTCGAAGCCGGCACCGTCGTCTCCGCGACCGGGGTACGCAACACGTACGCCCTGATCGGCCGGGAGAACGAACTGGCCGAACTGCCCCCGGAGCCGTCGGCCGCCATGCTGTTCCTCGGCATGAAACGGTCCCCCGCCGAATTCGGGCTGCACGGCGAGAACCACTGGTTCATGCCCGACCTCGACGGCGGCGACGGCACCCTCTACGTGTCGTTCCCGTCGCTCAACAATCCGGCCGCCCGGACCCACACCGTCGAGGTGCTGGAACTCGTCGACCCGGCGATCGTCGACAGATGGCGGACGATGCCCGCCGACCAGCGGCCGGACGACTACCGACGGTTCAAGGAGGAGACCACCGAACGGCTGCTCGACCGACTGGAACGGCAGTGGCCCGGGTTCCGGGCGGCGATCGAGTTCACCGAGCTCGCCACCCCGCTCACCTTCGAGAACTACCAGCACAGCGTGCGCGGCTCGTTCTACGGCCTGGCGGCCACACCGCAGCGGCTCCGATCGTCGCGCGCGGGTTGCCGTACCCCCGTGAAGAATTTGATCGTCGCCGGTCAGGACGCCTGGGGCTCCGGCGTCGTCGGGGCGCTGGCCGGCGGATTGATGGCCGCGAACGCGGTACTCAGCCCGCGCCAGACCGGGCGGATGTGGCGGACCGTGCAGTCCGCCATCCCGGTCCGGAATCCGCAGACGCCCTGGTCGGGATACCTGCGGGTGGCCGCGATCGAGGAGCTGACGCCGACCGTCCGGCGGATCCGGCTGGCTCCCCTGGACGGCGCGACGATGCCGTTCACCTTCGTCGCCGGGCAGTACCTCAAGATCGAACTGCCGGTCGCGGTCGAACCGATCGAGCGCTCCTACTCGATCTGCAGCGGCCCCGGCCAGACCGGGTTCGTGGAGATCGCCGTCAAACACGAGCCGGGCGGACTCGGATCGGGTTTCCTGCACACCGAACCGGAGACCGGCCAGGCGCTCCGGGTCAGCGGCCCCCACGGCGACTTCACCTGGCAGCCGGGCGACGACACCGGGACGCTGCTGCTGATCGGCGGCGGGGTCGGGATGACACCGCTGATGAGCGTACTCGCGGCGGCCGCCGACGCCGGATACGACGGGCGGATCGTGCTGCTCGCCGCCCACCGGTCCGAAACGGAGCGACTCTTCGGCACCGAGCTCGCCGCCCTCCAGGAACGGCTGCCCGGGCTGCGGAGGCTCACCTTCGTCAGCGGACGCAACGGGCGGATCAGCGCGGGCACCCTGCGGCCGTTCGTCACCACCACGACCCGGGCCCACCTCTGTGGACCGGCGCCGATGATGCAGGACCTGATCGGACACCTGATCGACCTCGGGATGCCGCGGGACCGAATCCACACCGAGGCCTTCACATCCGGGCGCAGCCGGCAGACCCGCAGGGAGAAAGCGCAGGCCATCGCCCGTACCGCCGAAGAAGCCGGAATCGCCGCGTTCCGCATCGACGTCCAGGACTCCGGGCCCGGCTTCCCGTGTCGGCCCGGGCAGACCGTCCTCGACGCGGCCAACCTGGCCGACGTCAAGCTGCCGCAGTCCTGCGGCGAGGGCTCCTGCGGTACCTGCCGGGTGCTGGTCCGCGCCGGCGAACACGAGACCGACAGCCGCGGCATGTTCTCCACCGCCGAACTGGCCGAAGGCTGGCGGCTGGCCTGCCAGACCCTGCCCACCGGCGACCTCACCATCGCACTCGACAAATGA
- a CDS encoding alpha/beta fold hydrolase, whose translation MTTTRRTFLAGSAAVAAGIRTPSKPKPTIVLVHGAFADASGWNQVAERLLCDGHPVIAPANPLRGVSSDSAYLANILATLGGPLVLVAHSYGGIVVTNAATGNPNVKALVYVAAFAPDQGDTLIGLQTRFPGSRLDEAALDFRPYGDGLVDGYLKRDAFRPVFAGDLPSTTTSLMWAGQRPADTRTLGEPSGAPAWRSIPSWYLAARDDRVLPVAAQRFMAQRAGSRLREVGASHVAMISQPAVTAEVVKRAAS comes from the coding sequence ATGACGACCACCCGACGCACCTTCCTCGCCGGTTCCGCCGCTGTCGCGGCCGGCATCCGGACACCGTCGAAGCCGAAACCGACGATCGTCCTGGTACACGGCGCGTTCGCGGACGCGAGCGGCTGGAATCAGGTCGCCGAACGGCTCCTGTGTGACGGTCATCCGGTCATCGCGCCGGCCAATCCGCTACGCGGGGTGTCCAGCGACTCCGCCTATCTGGCGAACATCCTGGCCACCCTCGGCGGACCGCTCGTGCTCGTGGCCCACTCCTACGGCGGCATCGTCGTCACCAACGCGGCCACCGGCAACCCGAACGTGAAAGCGCTGGTCTACGTGGCGGCGTTCGCGCCCGACCAGGGCGACACGCTGATCGGGCTGCAGACCCGGTTCCCCGGCAGCCGGCTCGACGAGGCGGCACTCGACTTCCGACCGTACGGTGACGGGCTCGTCGACGGATACCTCAAGCGTGACGCGTTCCGGCCGGTGTTCGCCGGCGACCTGCCGTCGACCACCACGTCGCTGATGTGGGCCGGTCAGCGCCCCGCCGACACCCGCACCCTGGGTGAGCCGTCAGGCGCACCGGCCTGGCGGAGCATCCCCTCGTGGTATCTCGCGGCCCGCGACGACCGGGTGCTGCCGGTCGCCGCGCAACGGTTCATGGCGCAGCGGGCCGGGTCACGGCTGCGGGAGGTCGGCGCCTCGCACGTCGCCATGATCTCGCAGCCCGCGGTGACCGCCGAGGTCGTCAAGCGCGCGGCGAGCTGA
- a CDS encoding MFS transporter: protein MQPALLALALGTFAIGTGEFGSNGIIQLFATDLGVSIPVATHAITAYAVGVVIGSPAITLLAARVNRRTLLLGLMVLFLIGNALSAVAPNITLLVVFRFVAGCVQGAFFGAGAAVAAYLYGPGRGGKAFATVMGGLTIATIVGSPLGTLIGQQAGWRAMYWAVVAIGLVAAGALFIWLPRTRDLHGGSITGELGALRAAAVWRMVAVASLGISSIFAVYTFIGPFVTDAAGRDASLVPIALAVFGVGMAVGNSLGGRIADRSESNGLIRGYGVTLLLLVPIGLGGGDIAVLLPCLFGVGAAMMFAIPTIQVRLTTLAPGAPTLMGALNLAALNLANSLGAVGGAVALDAGGGTLSTVWAGFLLTTAGLLLYLVRRRPSSSARQPSSSAQCPSSSAQQPLSPTRLPFSSVPRP, encoded by the coding sequence ATGCAACCAGCTCTCCTCGCGCTTGCGCTCGGCACGTTCGCGATCGGCACCGGTGAGTTCGGCAGCAACGGGATCATCCAGTTGTTCGCCACCGACCTGGGCGTGTCCATTCCGGTCGCCACCCACGCGATCACCGCGTACGCCGTCGGGGTGGTGATCGGTTCGCCGGCCATCACCCTGCTGGCGGCGCGCGTCAACCGCCGTACCCTCCTGCTCGGTCTGATGGTGTTGTTCCTGATCGGCAACGCCCTCTCGGCGGTCGCACCGAACATCACCCTGCTCGTGGTCTTCCGGTTCGTGGCCGGATGTGTCCAGGGCGCGTTCTTCGGAGCGGGCGCCGCCGTCGCCGCCTACCTTTACGGGCCCGGCCGCGGAGGCAAGGCGTTCGCCACCGTGATGGGCGGGCTCACCATCGCCACCATCGTCGGGTCGCCGCTCGGCACCCTCATCGGCCAGCAGGCCGGATGGCGGGCGATGTACTGGGCCGTCGTCGCGATCGGGCTGGTCGCCGCAGGCGCCCTGTTCATCTGGCTGCCGCGCACCCGCGACCTGCACGGCGGCTCGATCACCGGCGAACTCGGGGCACTGCGCGCGGCCGCCGTCTGGCGGATGGTCGCGGTCGCCTCGCTCGGCATCTCCAGCATCTTCGCCGTCTACACGTTCATCGGGCCGTTCGTCACCGACGCGGCCGGGCGGGACGCGTCGCTCGTGCCCATCGCACTGGCCGTGTTCGGGGTCGGGATGGCCGTCGGCAACAGTCTCGGCGGGCGGATCGCCGACCGATCCGAGAGCAACGGCCTGATCCGAGGGTACGGGGTGACGCTGCTCCTGCTCGTGCCGATCGGTCTCGGCGGCGGCGACATCGCGGTCCTGTTGCCGTGCCTGTTCGGGGTGGGCGCGGCGATGATGTTCGCGATCCCCACCATTCAGGTGCGTCTCACCACGCTCGCGCCGGGCGCACCGACCCTGATGGGTGCCCTCAACCTGGCCGCCCTCAACCTGGCCAACTCGCTCGGCGCGGTCGGTGGGGCCGTCGCCCTCGACGCCGGCGGCGGCACCCTCTCCACGGTGTGGGCCGGATTCCTCCTGACCACCGCCGGGTTGCTGCTCTACCTGGTGCGACGGCGCCCGTCCTCTTCGGCCCGGCAGCCGTCGTCCTCGGCCCAGTGCCCGTCGTCTTCGGCCCAGCAGCCTCTCTCTCCGACCCGACTGCCTTTCTCTTCGGTGCCGCGGCCGTGA
- a CDS encoding FAD-dependent oxidoreductase, protein MNDEQFRRLAAYGQAEHAVPGRDLFTTGDRSYDLFLLETAAVEIVRDQRVIFRAGPGDFLGELGLLTGQHVYLTGRVISAGTVIRLGAANLRRALAEHADLADLLIEAFRQRREVIRTTAGTALRLVGRPDTALALRTYLAQLLLPHAWQETYPGLTPDDLPAAVIDRTVLRRATPGAVAEALGLTYRPDDREVDLVVVGAGPAGLAAAVYAASEGLSTVLLDRGGIGGQAAKTARIENHLGFSHGISGDELTRLAMLRALKFNVRIHSPCTATALDLTDPHRPTVQLDGGARIRCRAVIAATGANYRRLDIPGWAAFERAGCIRYAATEPDVRDYANQPVTVLGGANSAGQAALSLAAHNATVDLIVRGTRVGARMSTYLVDRIRAHPLIRLHLGSTVDALIGGDTLSGVVMSRAETLDSRALFCFIGATPETSWLTGVATDDNGFLRTPGPLPFQTSTPRVFAVGDLRAGSTKRVATAVGDGAGAVSSVHTALAARLPTPAT, encoded by the coding sequence GTGAACGACGAACAGTTCCGCCGCCTCGCCGCCTACGGTCAGGCCGAACACGCCGTGCCCGGCCGGGATCTGTTCACCACCGGCGACCGGTCCTACGACCTCTTCCTGCTCGAAACGGCAGCCGTCGAGATCGTCCGCGATCAACGGGTGATCTTCCGAGCCGGGCCCGGTGACTTCCTCGGCGAACTCGGCCTGCTCACCGGCCAACACGTCTACCTGACCGGCCGGGTCATCTCGGCGGGCACCGTGATCCGGCTCGGCGCCGCGAACCTGCGCCGTGCCCTGGCCGAACACGCCGACCTCGCCGACCTCCTGATCGAGGCGTTCCGGCAGCGACGCGAGGTGATCCGGACGACCGCGGGCACCGCCCTGCGGCTCGTCGGTCGTCCGGACACCGCGCTCGCGCTGCGCACCTACCTGGCCCAGCTCCTGCTCCCGCACGCCTGGCAGGAGACCTACCCCGGCCTCACCCCCGACGACCTGCCGGCCGCCGTCATCGACCGGACGGTGCTGCGCCGCGCGACTCCCGGCGCCGTCGCGGAAGCTCTCGGCCTGACCTACCGCCCCGACGACCGCGAGGTCGACCTGGTCGTCGTGGGCGCCGGCCCGGCGGGACTGGCCGCCGCCGTCTACGCCGCGTCCGAGGGCCTCAGCACGGTGTTGCTCGACCGCGGCGGCATCGGCGGCCAGGCCGCCAAAACCGCCCGAATCGAAAACCATCTGGGCTTTTCACACGGCATCAGCGGCGACGAACTGACCCGCCTGGCGATGCTGCGGGCCCTCAAATTCAACGTCAGAATCCATTCCCCGTGTACGGCCACCGCCCTCGATCTCACCGATCCGCACCGGCCGACGGTCCAGCTCGACGGCGGTGCTCGGATCAGGTGCCGCGCGGTGATCGCCGCGACCGGAGCGAACTACCGCCGCCTCGACATCCCCGGCTGGGCCGCGTTCGAGAGGGCGGGCTGCATCCGCTACGCGGCCACCGAACCGGACGTCCGCGACTACGCGAACCAGCCGGTGACGGTCCTCGGCGGCGCCAACTCGGCCGGTCAGGCGGCCCTGTCGCTGGCCGCCCACAACGCCACGGTCGACCTGATCGTCCGAGGCACCCGTGTGGGAGCCAGGATGTCCACCTACCTGGTCGACCGGATCCGGGCCCACCCACTCATCCGGCTCCACCTCGGCAGCACCGTCGACGCGCTGATCGGCGGCGACACCCTCAGCGGCGTGGTCATGTCCCGAGCCGAGACCCTGGACAGCCGAGCGCTGTTCTGTTTCATCGGAGCCACCCCGGAGACCTCGTGGTTGACCGGCGTGGCCACCGACGACAACGGTTTCCTCCGCACTCCGGGCCCGCTCCCGTTCCAGACGAGCACCCCACGGGTCTTCGCCGTCGGCGACCTGCGCGCCGGCTCCACCAAGCGGGTGGCCACCGCCGTGGGCGACGGAGCCGGAGCCGTCTCCTCGGTACACACCGCCTTGGCCGCCCGACTCCCCACACCCGCCACCTAG
- a CDS encoding alpha-amylase family protein — protein MAAQSLLGYAYTCPDMVGGGEISAVSVAGGRDQELYVRYAQLAACTPMMQFSVLPDRLDPPHQAAVREALRVREALWPLLDTLIDSAATTGEPILRPMAYHYSELAEVVDQFLLGPDLLVAPVLSPSATTRRIAVPPGTWFTDDGTTVEGPAIVDLPVTLHSIPRLHRF, from the coding sequence ATGGCCGCACAATCACTTCTGGGGTACGCCTACACGTGCCCGGACATGGTCGGCGGCGGGGAGATCAGCGCGGTCAGTGTGGCCGGTGGCCGGGACCAGGAGCTCTACGTCAGATACGCGCAACTGGCGGCGTGTACGCCGATGATGCAGTTCTCCGTCCTCCCGGACCGTCTCGACCCACCTCACCAGGCAGCGGTCCGGGAGGCGTTACGGGTTCGGGAGGCGCTGTGGCCCCTACTGGACACGCTGATCGATTCGGCCGCCACCACGGGAGAGCCGATCCTGCGTCCGATGGCCTACCACTACAGTGAACTGGCCGAGGTCGTCGACCAGTTCCTCCTGGGTCCCGACCTGCTGGTGGCCCCGGTGCTGTCGCCGTCCGCGACCACCCGCCGCATCGCCGTCCCACCGGGCACCTGGTTCACCGACGACGGCACGACCGTCGAGGGTCCGGCCATTGTCGACCTCCCGGTGACGCTGCACAGCATCCCGCGCCTCCACCGTTTCTAG
- a CDS encoding TIM-barrel domain-containing protein encodes MTLRIPLLPGELWWGGAVLDGTAMPFGRTAFARDLAVSADAYLSQIRPAGRAPARRMFRAPQYNTWIDMPYTPTQESVLGYARRILDLGMPPGVLMIDDSWSPAYGTWVFDRARFPDPPGMIATLREAGFAVMLRWGSGIRTTRCGPAGGSAASRSPSGSGTNPRPGATTGCGR; translated from the coding sequence ATGACGTTGCGGATACCCCTGCTGCCGGGGGAACTCTGGTGGGGTGGCGCGGTCCTCGACGGGACGGCCATGCCGTTCGGACGGACCGCGTTCGCCCGGGACCTGGCCGTTTCGGCTGACGCCTACCTCTCCCAGATCCGGCCCGCCGGGCGGGCACCGGCACGGCGGATGTTCCGGGCGCCGCAGTACAACACGTGGATCGACATGCCGTACACGCCGACCCAGGAGTCGGTCCTCGGGTACGCCCGGCGCATCCTCGACCTGGGGATGCCGCCGGGCGTGCTGATGATCGACGACTCGTGGTCGCCGGCGTACGGGACATGGGTCTTCGACCGGGCCCGGTTCCCCGACCCGCCGGGCATGATCGCGACGCTGCGGGAAGCCGGGTTCGCGGTGATGCTTCGGTGGGGCTCGGGTATCCGTACAACGAGGTGCGGGCCTGCTGGGGGCTCGGCGGCGAGCCGCTCGCCCAGCGGCTCCGGGACAAACCCCCGACCTGGGGCAACGACGGGTTGCGGTCGCTGA